One genomic region from Scomber scombrus chromosome 19, fScoSco1.1, whole genome shotgun sequence encodes:
- the neff2 gene encoding neurofilament light polypeptide has protein sequence MTSESYFSYRRPWDSYRGSRSITKSTLSSSLYSSPRAPPSRKRILRLASSSLPDGSERMDLAQASSVNTELLGLRTQEREQLVDLNDRFATYIEKVRHLELQNRALLAELDALRKRQNDPSRLQSLYEGEARSLRAMIDSENGDKMQMEAEREHLRDIYDQMKERYEEEARRRMDAEEALQRAKEEASRAVLYNCDAEANVVSLCDEMVFLKKVFAEEQAELQAQLQMANISVDVEVSRPDLSTALRDIRAQYERLANKNMQAAEDWYKNKFASVAEMASKNNEAVHAIREETMEYRRLLQSRSSEIEALRNVIDSLNKQLEDLEETQGKEVAKYQVRISDLEQDITEAKQEMARYLREYQDLLNVKMALDIEIAAYRKLLEGEEIRMSYPALPGIN, from the exons ATGACCTCCGAATCCTACTTCTCCTACCGCCGCCCTTGGGACAGCTACAGAGGCTCCCGATCCATCACTAAATCAACcctgtcttcctccctctaCTCTTCTCCTCGAGCTCCTCCGTCCAGGAAGAGGATCCTGAGGCTGGCCTCCTCTTCCCTGCCAGATGGGTCTGAGAGGATGGACCTGGCTCAGGCCAGCTCCGTCAACACAGAGTTGCTGGGTCTGCGTACCCAGGAGAGGGAGCAGCTTGTGGACCTCAACGACCGCTTTGCCACCTACATCGAGAAGGTGAGGCACCTGGAGCTGCAGAACCGAGCCCTGCTTGCAGAGCTGGACGCGTTGAGGAAACGACAGAATGATCCATCCCGTCTGCAGAGTCTCTATGAGGGGGAGGCGCGGAGTTTGAGGGCCATGATTGACTCGGAAAACGGTGACAAGATGCAGATGGAGGCGGAAAGGGAGCACCTGCGTGACATCTATGACCAGATGAAGGAGCGCTATGAAGAGGAGGCGAGGCGGCGTATGGATGCTGAGGAGGCCTTGCAGAGGGCAAAGGAGGAGGCCAGCAGGGCCGTGCTCTACAACTGTGATGCCGAGGCCAATGTGGTCTCTCTGTGTGACGAGATGGTGTTCCTGAAGAAAGTCTTTGCAGAGGAGCAAGCTGAGCTTCAGGCCCAGCTGCAGATGGCTAACATCAGCGTGGATGTGGAGGTGTCCCGGCCTGACCTCTCCACCGCCCTGCGAGACATCCGGGCGCAGTACGAGCGGCTGGCAAACAAGAACATGCAGGCTGCCGAGGACTGGTACAAGAACAAGTTTGCGAGCGTGGCGGAGATGGCCAGCAAAAACAACGAGGCCGTGCACGCCATCCGGGAGGAGACCATGGAGTACCGGAGACTGCTTCAGTCCCGCTCCTCGGAGATTGAGGCTCTCCGAAACGTCATCGACTCCCTTAATAAGCAGCTGGAAGACTTGGAGGAGACACAGGGAAAAGAGGTGGCAAAGTACCAG gTGAGGATAAGTGATCTGGAGCAGGATATCACTGAAGCCAAGCAGGAGATGGCGCGTTACCTGAGAGAGTACCAAGACCTTCTCAATGTGAAGATGGCTCTTGACATTGAAATAGCTGCGTACAG gaaACTTCTGGAGGGGGAGGAGATTCGAATGTCCTACCCTGCCCTTCCTGGAATAAATTAA
- the LOC134001137 gene encoding nanos homolog 1-like has product MDFLDRGYLEARSPYDYTFNFWNDYLGLSTLVAKSKINSPSCNPNSITESLKATLGLDDSPVCSCVIGQGRDSDGHLDCCCAAPGSPPISIYDLKERISLLRPYEQLAGDSPLADRDSPSYRGSFSGLDLLSMDRRRKQTQRCKPEPKVCVFCRNNGAPEEVYGTHILKTADGRVLCPILRAYTCPLCSANGDNAHTIKYCPLSKDQPSQRFAKGGRVIAKRLKIF; this is encoded by the coding sequence ATGGATTTTTTGGACCGCGGCTACTTGGAGGCGCGGTCTCCTTATGATTACACCTTTAATTTCTGGAACGACTACCTCGGCCTGTCGACACTTGTCGCCAAAAGCAAGATCAACAGCCCGTCCTGTAATCCCAACTCTATCACCGAGTCTCTTAAAGCGACCCTGGGTTTGGATGATTCTCCAGTTTGCTCCTGCGTAATTGGGCAGGGCAGGGACAGCGATGGACACTTGGACTGCTGCTGCGCGGCCCCGGGCTCCCCGCCGATCTCCATCTATGATCTCAAGGAGCGCATCTCACTTCTCAGGCCGTACGAACAGCTGGCAGGTGATTCGCCTCTCGCAGACAGAGATTCACCCTCCTACAGAGGAAGTTTCTCCGGCCTGGACCTGCTCTCTATGGACAGAAGGCGCAAACAGACTCAGAGGTGCAAGCCGGAGCCGAAGGTGTGCGTCTTCTGTAGGAATAACGGCGCACCGGAGGAGGTTTACGGCACGCACATCCTGAAGACAGCGGATGGCAGAGTCCTGTGCCCCATCCTGCGGGCATACACCTGCCCTCTCTGCAGTGCCAACGGCGACAATGCGCACACCATCAAGTACTGCCCGCTTTCTAAAGATCAGCCGAGCCAGAGATTTGCAAAGGGGGGCAGAGTGATTGCCAAGAGGCTGAAAATCTtctaa